One part of the Spiribacter salinus M19-40 genome encodes these proteins:
- a CDS encoding type I secretion system permease/ATPase produces the protein MNRDASGQKVPELKRILQTARSGFIAVGVFSLFINLLMLVQPFYMLQVFDRVLRSRSEETLLFLSLIVLGLFVLMGVLQLIRSRILVRVGVAVDQRLGERLFDAMFRNSLRQRGSGTPQPMDDLSNVRQFLTGPGILALFDAPWTPVYLGVMFLFHPWLGVYGVACTLIIGALTWANEVFTSAPLAKANEANRSARRFAGDNLRNAEVIHAMGMEPEIRDRWLSRNSSTINGQAFASDRAGVFSNASRVFRFMAQAFAYGLGALLVLQGQMSGGMIIACAILIGRALAPLDQITGAWRQIQQARESHGRLTQLFEGFPEQPRLTTLPAPKGRLDLANVLAAPPGTRTPVLRNVSLNVTPGEGLGVIGPSAAGKSSLVRVILGVWPVLNGSVRLDGADVDQYNRDELGPYVGYLPQDIELFEGTVAQNIARFGRADDESIVSAAQLAGAHEMILQLPNGYDTAVGVGGNTLSSGQRQRVGLARALFGDPKLVILDEPNSNLDDAGEQALTSAVERLKSQGATVLVVTHRRSILSQMDKLLVLQQGQVAAFGAREEVLGRLQSNTAQPLRVAGNQSNGGQS, from the coding sequence ATGAACAGGGACGCATCTGGCCAAAAGGTGCCCGAGCTCAAACGGATCCTCCAAACGGCGCGGTCCGGCTTTATCGCGGTCGGCGTATTCAGTCTGTTTATTAACTTGCTGATGCTCGTGCAGCCGTTCTACATGCTGCAGGTCTTCGACCGTGTCCTGCGCTCCCGCAGTGAAGAGACCCTGCTGTTCCTCAGTCTGATTGTGCTTGGCCTGTTTGTGCTGATGGGCGTGCTGCAGCTGATTCGCTCGCGCATCCTGGTGCGGGTGGGCGTGGCCGTCGACCAGCGCCTGGGCGAGCGGCTGTTTGATGCCATGTTCCGCAACTCGCTCCGCCAGCGCGGCAGCGGCACGCCGCAGCCGATGGACGATCTGTCCAACGTCCGCCAGTTTCTGACCGGTCCCGGCATCCTTGCGCTGTTTGATGCCCCCTGGACGCCGGTCTACCTGGGCGTGATGTTCCTGTTCCACCCCTGGCTCGGCGTGTACGGCGTGGCCTGTACGCTCATTATCGGTGCGCTGACGTGGGCCAACGAGGTCTTTACCAGCGCCCCGCTCGCCAAGGCCAACGAGGCCAACCGCAGCGCCCGGCGTTTCGCCGGTGACAACCTGCGCAACGCCGAGGTGATTCATGCCATGGGCATGGAGCCGGAAATCCGCGATCGCTGGCTCTCCCGGAACTCCAGCACCATTAACGGCCAGGCGTTTGCCAGTGACCGCGCCGGCGTGTTCAGTAACGCCAGTCGCGTCTTCCGGTTCATGGCCCAGGCGTTTGCCTATGGTCTTGGTGCGCTGCTGGTGCTCCAGGGGCAGATGAGCGGCGGCATGATCATCGCCTGCGCCATCCTCATTGGCCGGGCCCTGGCCCCACTTGATCAGATCACCGGCGCCTGGCGCCAGATTCAGCAGGCCCGGGAGAGCCACGGACGCCTGACCCAGCTGTTCGAGGGCTTCCCGGAGCAGCCGCGCCTGACCACCCTGCCGGCGCCGAAGGGCCGGCTCGATCTCGCCAACGTCCTGGCGGCGCCCCCCGGCACGCGGACGCCGGTGCTGCGCAACGTCAGCCTCAACGTCACCCCGGGCGAAGGCCTGGGCGTGATCGGCCCCAGCGCGGCGGGCAAGTCCTCGCTGGTGCGGGTGATACTGGGCGTCTGGCCGGTGCTGAACGGCTCCGTGCGCCTCGACGGCGCGGATGTTGATCAATACAACCGCGACGAACTAGGCCCTTACGTGGGCTATCTGCCACAGGATATCGAGCTCTTCGAGGGCACCGTGGCACAGAATATCGCGCGCTTTGGCCGGGCCGATGACGAATCCATCGTCAGCGCCGCCCAGCTTGCCGGCGCGCATGAAATGATCCTGCAACTGCCGAATGGCTACGACACGGCCGTGGGGGTTGGGGGGAATACCTTGTCCTCCGGCCAGCGCCAGCGCGTGGGCCTGGCCCGGGCGCTCTTTGGTGACCCGAAATTGGTCATCCTGGATGAGCCCAACTCCAACCTCGATGACGCCGGCGAGCAGGCGCTTACCAGCGCCGTCGAGCGGTTGAAGTCGCAGGGCGCGACGGTCCTGGTGGTGACCCACCGACGCTCGATACTCTCGCAAATGGATAAGCTCCTGGTGCTCCAGCAAGGCCAGGTGGCGGCGTTTGGCGCGCGCGAAGAGGTGCTGGGACGGCTCCAGTCCAACACCGCTCAGCCGCTGCGCGTCGCCGGTAACCAATCCAACGGGGGGCAGTCATGA
- a CDS encoding Coenzyme F420 hydrogenase/dehydrogenase, beta subunit C-terminal domain, protein MSAPHAQHAAPAYRFQALLERVVDGGFCIGCGACAAVPDSPLVMQLQADGLYRPQIRPGYTQPDAGPDLGQVCPFYADDDEDTLASARYADAPARNAALGFYRQCYAGSVTDPESRAVSSSGGLVTWVLDALLQRGWVDGVIHVGAVEGDPEGALFRYEVARRPGEASRGAKTRYYPVEFSRVAGFIRAHPGRYAFVGVPCFVKAIRLLAKNDPAIDAAITYTIALFCGHMKSAAYAEHLAWQLGVPPGALDGIDFRSKRAGVPANRYGVTVRAKDANGGERVERFAPMEQLHGGDWGLGLFKPRACDFCDDVAGETADLACGDAWLPEYVSDSRGTSVLIVREAGLERLLMDGCRGGEVDLERLAPERVAASQDASYRHRGEGLAYRLAQWDQTGRWRPRKRVQPRHDGLSPRQQRVVDLRVVLAERSHGAFMRARRRGRHWVFRALMAPWILRYTVCHRGLLRACAQPLRRLWRRIGQS, encoded by the coding sequence GTGAGCGCACCCCACGCCCAACACGCCGCCCCGGCCTATCGGTTTCAAGCGCTGCTTGAGCGGGTGGTGGATGGGGGGTTTTGCATCGGGTGTGGCGCCTGCGCGGCGGTGCCCGATTCACCGCTGGTGATGCAGCTCCAGGCCGATGGCCTCTATCGCCCGCAAATCCGCCCGGGATATACGCAGCCCGATGCGGGCCCCGACCTGGGCCAGGTCTGCCCCTTCTACGCCGATGACGACGAAGACACCCTGGCCTCGGCACGGTATGCGGATGCGCCCGCGCGCAACGCAGCGCTCGGTTTTTACCGTCAGTGTTACGCCGGCAGCGTGACCGATCCGGAAAGCCGGGCGGTCAGCAGCTCGGGGGGGCTGGTTACCTGGGTGCTCGATGCCCTGCTACAGCGGGGCTGGGTGGATGGCGTGATCCACGTTGGCGCGGTGGAGGGCGACCCCGAGGGGGCGTTGTTCCGCTACGAGGTCGCTCGTCGCCCGGGTGAGGCCAGCCGAGGGGCGAAGACGCGCTATTACCCGGTGGAGTTCTCGCGCGTCGCAGGCTTTATTCGGGCGCATCCGGGGCGCTATGCCTTTGTCGGGGTGCCATGCTTTGTGAAGGCGATACGCTTGCTGGCCAAGAATGACCCCGCCATTGACGCTGCCATCACCTACACCATTGCGCTTTTCTGCGGGCACATGAAGTCGGCGGCCTATGCCGAGCACCTGGCCTGGCAGCTGGGGGTGCCGCCCGGTGCGCTCGATGGCATCGACTTTCGCAGTAAACGCGCGGGGGTGCCGGCTAACCGCTATGGCGTGACCGTGCGGGCCAAAGATGCCAACGGCGGTGAGCGGGTTGAGCGTTTTGCGCCCATGGAGCAGCTCCATGGCGGGGATTGGGGGCTGGGGCTATTCAAGCCGCGGGCCTGTGATTTTTGTGATGACGTTGCCGGGGAGACGGCGGATCTGGCCTGCGGCGATGCCTGGCTGCCGGAATATGTCAGCGACAGCCGCGGGACCAGTGTGTTGATTGTCCGAGAGGCGGGCCTTGAGCGCTTACTCATGGATGGGTGTCGCGGGGGCGAAGTGGATTTGGAGCGCCTGGCGCCCGAGCGCGTGGCCGCCTCGCAGGATGCGAGCTACCGGCACCGGGGCGAGGGCCTTGCGTATCGCCTGGCGCAGTGGGACCAGACGGGCCGCTGGCGGCCGCGTAAGCGGGTGCAACCCCGGCATGATGGCCTCAGCCCGCGTCAGCAGCGTGTCGTCGACCTGCGCGTGGTGCTCGCCGAGCGCAGTCATGGCGCGTTCATGCGAGCGCGGCGCAGGGGCCGCCACTGGGTGTTTCGCGCCCTGATGGCGCCCTGGATACTGCGCTATACCGTCTGTCACCGCGGGTTGTTGCGGGCGTGTGCGCAACCGCTGCGGCGGCTGTGGCGACGAATAGGCCAGTCATGA
- a CDS encoding HlyD family type I secretion periplasmic adaptor subunit has product MKSLIERFRGSVATGEYLPGNGTASEEATPTDGVPKASGNYRRYSLIGAIVLFVGFGGFLIWAATAPLAGAVISNGQVVVEGYRQTIQHLEGGIISALNVEEGERVQSGDVLVEFDGTQASSDLNVVESRLLSALGRRARLRAERDGLEEIDFPKELTEADDPQEAAEIMANQRSLFSARREALVTDLDLRAQRIDELEEQIRGLEARLSAVESQIDSFAEEVEEWSGLVQDQLADKQQLRDAGRQLDDYRGDRGRLIADIAGVRAQIASTQMERTLRRQEYDQEVASQLGEVQESILDSRARISALRDTLQRTVVTAPVSGEVVGLQFHSEGSVVNSGGELMDIVPQQRTLLIDARVQPDDIDDVRVGQNTDLSFPALNTLFINDIEGEVISISGDALTDQQNDESYYLARIRVNEAGVDSLREENFELEPGMGVQVFIKTGSRSLLGYLTKPFRDMASRAFRES; this is encoded by the coding sequence ATGAAGTCGCTGATCGAGCGTTTCCGGGGAAGCGTCGCCACCGGGGAGTATCTGCCCGGCAACGGCACCGCCAGCGAAGAGGCGACCCCCACCGATGGCGTCCCCAAGGCCTCGGGTAATTACCGGCGCTACTCGCTGATCGGCGCCATTGTCCTGTTCGTCGGCTTTGGCGGGTTTTTGATCTGGGCGGCCACCGCGCCGCTCGCGGGTGCGGTCATCTCCAACGGCCAGGTCGTTGTCGAGGGGTATCGCCAGACCATTCAGCATCTCGAGGGCGGCATTATTTCCGCGCTGAACGTCGAAGAAGGCGAGCGCGTGCAGAGCGGTGATGTCCTGGTCGAGTTTGATGGCACACAGGCCAGCTCTGATCTCAACGTCGTCGAATCCCGTCTGCTCTCGGCCCTGGGCCGCCGGGCGCGTCTGCGCGCCGAGCGCGATGGCCTGGAGGAGATCGACTTCCCCAAAGAGTTGACCGAGGCCGACGATCCGCAAGAGGCCGCCGAGATCATGGCCAACCAGCGCAGCCTCTTCTCGGCCCGGCGCGAGGCCCTGGTGACCGACCTCGACCTGCGGGCCCAGCGCATTGACGAGCTCGAAGAGCAGATCCGCGGGCTGGAAGCGCGCCTGTCCGCGGTCGAGTCGCAGATCGACTCGTTTGCCGAGGAAGTCGAGGAGTGGAGCGGTCTGGTGCAGGATCAGCTCGCCGACAAACAGCAGCTTCGCGACGCCGGCCGGCAGCTGGATGACTACCGCGGCGACCGCGGTCGGCTGATTGCCGATATCGCCGGGGTGCGGGCCCAAATCGCCAGCACCCAGATGGAGCGCACCCTGCGGCGTCAGGAATACGACCAGGAAGTGGCCTCCCAGCTCGGTGAGGTGCAGGAGAGCATTCTCGACTCCCGGGCACGCATCAGCGCCCTGCGCGACACCCTGCAGCGGACCGTGGTCACCGCCCCGGTGAGCGGCGAGGTGGTCGGGCTGCAGTTCCACAGCGAGGGCTCGGTGGTGAACTCCGGCGGCGAGCTCATGGACATCGTCCCGCAGCAGCGCACGCTGCTCATCGACGCGCGGGTACAGCCCGATGACATTGATGATGTGCGCGTGGGCCAGAACACCGACTTGAGCTTCCCAGCGCTGAATACGCTGTTTATCAACGACATCGAGGGCGAGGTGATCTCCATCTCCGGCGATGCGCTGACCGACCAGCAAAACGACGAGAGTTACTACCTCGCCCGGATTCGCGTGAACGAGGCGGGTGTGGATTCGCTGCGCGAAGAAAACTTTGAGCTGGAGCCCGGCATGGGTGTGCAGGTGTTCATTAAAACCGGCTCCCGCAGCCTGCTGGGTTACCTCACCAAGCCATTCCGTGACATGGCCTCCAGAGCATTCCGCGAGAGCTGA
- a CDS encoding biotin--[acetyl-CoA-carboxylase] ligase, whose amino-acid sequence MTTQDTLAAVQAGLGPRHAQTAIHVFESLASTNEWLAAQSLAGPTLVTARTQTQGRGRRGRAWASPAGGWYFSVGVPLSPDEPVQPTVTLLVGIALAEALTSAGFPGIAVKWPNDLVVNGAKLGGILVERLPTALIVGVGINRSTTAIQNLPTDRRAIGLKDLGDRPTHENLIGQLAAAIFDAVMRSPDAAAAILDACWPARDALAGHIVVVTQSDGTGTPLQGEVLGITPNGQLRLATASGEQWVNAGECRIQGGWEATA is encoded by the coding sequence ATGACCACGCAAGACACCCTCGCTGCAGTCCAGGCAGGGCTCGGCCCCCGCCATGCCCAAACGGCCATTCACGTGTTCGAGTCGCTGGCCAGCACGAATGAATGGCTCGCTGCGCAGTCCCTGGCCGGTCCTACACTGGTGACTGCGCGGACGCAGACCCAGGGTCGCGGCCGACGTGGCCGAGCCTGGGCCTCGCCCGCGGGCGGATGGTATTTCAGTGTGGGCGTGCCGCTGTCCCCGGACGAGCCAGTTCAGCCGACCGTGACACTGCTGGTCGGAATCGCCCTTGCCGAGGCGCTAACGAGCGCAGGCTTCCCGGGCATTGCCGTTAAATGGCCGAACGATTTGGTCGTTAACGGCGCCAAACTGGGCGGTATCCTCGTCGAACGGCTGCCAACGGCGCTGATCGTGGGTGTTGGCATCAATCGGTCAACAACCGCGATTCAAAACCTGCCGACCGACCGGCGCGCCATCGGCCTGAAAGACCTGGGTGACCGACCGACCCACGAAAACCTCATCGGCCAACTCGCCGCGGCGATATTCGACGCCGTCATGCGCTCGCCCGACGCCGCCGCGGCCATCCTGGATGCCTGCTGGCCCGCACGCGACGCCCTCGCCGGGCACATCGTCGTGGTTACGCAATCGGACGGCACGGGCACCCCACTACAAGGCGAAGTGCTCGGCATCACCCCCAACGGTCAGTTGCGGCTTGCCACGGCATCGGGTGAGCAGTGGGTGAACGCGGGTGAGTGCCGTATCCAGGGCGGCTGGGAGGCAACGGCATGA
- a CDS encoding glycosyltransferase family 4 protein, translated as MKWSTCRVPMAGKRLLFVVNDPQSFLLFRLALALEAQKVGFEVSIATGPGVGAERIIRHGLPHYPLPMTSAGTRPLKDLQTLLAIGRLFRQLRPDLVHLVTTKPVIYGGLMARLTRVPAMVSAIAGLGFLFTRERRSLTRWLVERLYPLALHHPNSTVIVQNESDRAVLDGLGALPGGEAVLMPGSGVSLDEFVATPMPAGHPIVVLPGRMTSDKGVGEFVEAARQLQRRGVEARFVLVGDHKSENPSAIPQRTLERWVNEGVVEWWGHQPDMPSVMQQSTLVVLPSYREGMSKALLEGLATGRPIVTTHAPGCRETVEDGWNGLIVKPGDVDALALAIEALLNDPARCALMGQRGREKAEAEFDIQRVVDRHMGVYQALVAQDAA; from the coding sequence ATGAAGTGGTCTACCTGCCGGGTGCCGATGGCGGGTAAGCGCCTCTTATTCGTTGTTAACGACCCGCAATCTTTTCTGCTTTTTCGGCTGGCGTTAGCACTCGAGGCGCAAAAGGTTGGGTTTGAGGTCAGCATCGCCACCGGGCCGGGTGTCGGTGCCGAGCGAATTATCCGCCACGGACTGCCGCACTATCCCCTCCCCATGACCTCAGCGGGCACCCGCCCGCTCAAAGACCTGCAAACCCTGCTGGCCATCGGGCGGCTGTTTCGCCAGCTGCGCCCGGATCTGGTCCACCTGGTCACGACGAAGCCGGTGATCTATGGCGGGCTGATGGCGCGTTTGACGCGCGTACCGGCCATGGTCTCGGCCATCGCCGGCCTCGGGTTTTTGTTCACAAGAGAGCGCAGAAGCCTGACCCGATGGCTTGTTGAACGGCTCTACCCCCTCGCGCTCCACCATCCCAACAGCACGGTCATCGTCCAGAACGAATCCGATCGTGCGGTCTTGGACGGCCTAGGCGCGCTGCCCGGCGGTGAGGCCGTTTTGATGCCCGGCTCTGGCGTGTCGCTTGATGAGTTTGTTGCAACGCCCATGCCCGCTGGCCACCCGATCGTCGTCCTCCCGGGGCGCATGACCTCGGATAAGGGCGTGGGTGAGTTTGTTGAGGCGGCGCGTCAACTGCAGCGCCGCGGCGTTGAGGCACGATTCGTCCTGGTGGGTGATCACAAAAGCGAAAACCCGAGCGCCATTCCGCAGAGGACACTCGAGCGCTGGGTCAATGAAGGCGTGGTGGAGTGGTGGGGCCACCAACCGGATATGCCAAGCGTAATGCAGCAATCGACGCTCGTGGTCCTGCCCTCGTACCGAGAGGGGATGTCGAAGGCCCTGCTCGAGGGGCTGGCCACGGGCCGGCCCATTGTGACCACCCATGCCCCGGGCTGCCGCGAGACGGTCGAAGACGGCTGGAATGGCCTGATCGTTAAGCCGGGTGATGTCGATGCGCTGGCGCTGGCGATCGAGGCCCTCCTGAACGACCCGGCGCGTTGCGCGTTGATGGGGCAGCGTGGCCGTGAAAAGGCTGAGGCCGAGTTCGACATCCAGCGGGTGGTCGATCGGCACATGGGCGTGTATCAAGCGCTTGTGGCACAGGATGCGGCGTGA
- a CDS encoding oligosaccharide flippase family protein, with product MKRLLAVLGSSVIGAGIGFAATVIIARRFGAADFGFFASLIAIWALLAPVIGFGSGKLILRAQAQGAPALAVWLLGRGLLVIAAALMVVTAFVLVAGPLAYDRHWGVFLLASVALASLVLQDPTKAVFQARDHYAGLAGWQLLPPIARLVAGGVALLGGLSFLGFMAVYAFAELIVIAVSLGCLSHYRRHIRQQPDAQAPAPAMPQILRQGMPFAVSGMLYTIYYQVDVVMLGLMAGLEQAGIYKAAFVFIAAAYLLPSTFFQRFLLSRIFRWWESSIHLVPIVQRSLFGCFIFGGLVVGFFALFADPLIAIAYGKGYSEAAVYLRWLGLAVVLHTLAIGVGAYLVTAPGIARKVRVQVVTAVLNVLGNLLMIPAFGIMGAVIATIGTEAVLLTGYAAMLMRELRDRRIAHADPV from the coding sequence ATGAAGCGCTTACTGGCGGTGCTGGGCAGTTCGGTGATCGGGGCCGGGATCGGTTTTGCCGCCACCGTCATCATTGCCCGGCGTTTTGGCGCGGCGGACTTCGGTTTTTTTGCCAGTTTGATCGCGATCTGGGCGCTGCTGGCGCCCGTGATCGGTTTTGGCTCGGGTAAGTTGATCCTGCGGGCCCAGGCGCAGGGCGCGCCGGCATTGGCGGTCTGGTTGCTGGGGCGAGGTTTGCTGGTGATTGCAGCTGCCCTGATGGTGGTGACCGCATTCGTGCTGGTTGCCGGCCCGTTGGCCTACGACCGGCATTGGGGGGTGTTCCTGCTGGCCAGCGTCGCGTTGGCCAGCCTGGTGCTGCAAGACCCGACCAAGGCGGTTTTCCAGGCGCGTGACCACTATGCCGGCCTTGCCGGCTGGCAGCTCCTGCCGCCCATCGCACGCCTGGTGGCGGGCGGCGTCGCGTTGCTGGGCGGATTATCCTTTCTGGGGTTTATGGCGGTGTACGCCTTTGCCGAGCTCATTGTCATTGCAGTTTCCCTGGGCTGCCTGTCGCATTACCGCCGCCACATCCGCCAACAGCCCGATGCGCAGGCGCCCGCGCCTGCCATGCCGCAGATTTTGCGCCAGGGGATGCCGTTTGCCGTTAGCGGCATGCTGTACACCATTTATTACCAAGTCGATGTGGTCATGCTGGGTTTAATGGCAGGCCTTGAACAAGCCGGTATTTACAAAGCGGCGTTCGTATTCATTGCGGCTGCCTACCTTTTGCCAAGTACCTTTTTTCAACGTTTTTTACTATCGCGCATTTTTCGCTGGTGGGAATCATCCATTCACCTTGTGCCGATCGTGCAGCGCAGTCTTTTTGGCTGTTTTATTTTTGGCGGTTTGGTCGTGGGTTTTTTTGCGCTTTTCGCTGATCCGTTGATCGCCATTGCCTACGGCAAAGGCTATAGCGAAGCGGCGGTGTATCTGCGCTGGCTCGGCTTGGCAGTGGTGTTGCACACCCTGGCGATCGGGGTGGGCGCCTACCTGGTGACGGCGCCCGGGATCGCCCGCAAGGTCCGGGTGCAGGTGGTCACGGCGGTTTTGAACGTGCTGGGTAATCTGCTGATGATCCCGGCATTCGGTATTATGGGGGCCGTCATCGCCACGATTGGCACCGAGGCCGTGCTCCTCACGGGGTACGCCGCCATGCTGATGCGCGAGCTTCGTGATCGAAGGATAGCCCATGCAGATCCTGTTTAG
- a CDS encoding TolC family outer membrane protein: MMQTRFLMAALALSVVAGPAAAQSNTDEEPLGLFTAYQQALDQAPVIGERRALVEAGEEVVNQAKARRWPTLSANARYTDSEYETNDVQFDPETGQRSEGLATTEEDSYNFGIDLAQPLYDRSVSKGLAEARSKRAVANAELAATRQDLASEVAQAYLRVLRARATRELADAEAEAYRTRWNQMERQLERNLASRVDVLDARVRYETAQSDIAEAENELDAARLGLERLTGAYPQALRSADPRSMTLEAPPMDSRVAALMEEAAETNPQVGVQRERLGQTQDSVSVRQAERFPTITLEARYSDTNATDRVVQGEDARVQLMVQMPLFSGGGVSAGIAEARARERAQRSALDNARREAMIETRQAVNELRSAHRRIEVSRQAAQTAEAQVEAGEQGLGVGLRDLVEVLDARAQLFSIRRDLAEAAYDYLIAEVQLQTITGAFEPSRLRDLDRAYLDEVVYLPGADGG; encoded by the coding sequence ATGATGCAGACACGTTTTTTGATGGCCGCCCTCGCGCTGAGCGTCGTGGCCGGGCCCGCCGCGGCACAGTCCAACACCGATGAAGAGCCCCTGGGCCTGTTCACGGCCTATCAGCAGGCGCTGGACCAGGCGCCAGTCATCGGCGAGCGCCGCGCGCTTGTGGAGGCAGGCGAGGAGGTCGTCAATCAGGCCAAGGCCCGGCGCTGGCCCACGCTGTCGGCCAACGCCCGCTATACCGACTCCGAATACGAGACCAACGACGTCCAGTTCGATCCAGAGACCGGGCAGCGCAGCGAAGGCCTCGCGACCACCGAAGAGGACAGCTACAACTTCGGTATTGACCTTGCCCAGCCCCTGTATGACCGCAGTGTCTCCAAGGGCCTGGCCGAGGCGCGCTCGAAGCGTGCCGTGGCGAATGCCGAGCTTGCGGCCACCCGCCAGGACCTGGCCTCTGAGGTGGCGCAGGCCTACCTGCGCGTTTTGCGGGCCCGGGCAACGCGCGAACTCGCCGACGCCGAGGCCGAGGCCTATCGCACGCGCTGGAACCAGATGGAGCGCCAGCTCGAGCGTAATCTCGCCAGCCGAGTGGATGTCCTCGATGCGCGGGTGCGCTACGAGACCGCCCAAAGCGATATCGCTGAGGCAGAAAACGAGCTCGATGCCGCGCGCCTCGGGCTTGAGCGCCTGACCGGCGCCTACCCACAGGCCCTGCGCTCGGCCGATCCGCGCTCGATGACCCTCGAGGCGCCCCCCATGGACAGCCGCGTCGCCGCGCTCATGGAAGAGGCCGCGGAGACCAACCCCCAGGTGGGCGTGCAGCGAGAGCGCCTGGGCCAAACACAGGACAGCGTCTCTGTGCGTCAGGCCGAGCGCTTTCCCACGATCACGCTCGAGGCCCGCTATAGCGACACCAACGCCACCGACCGCGTGGTACAGGGCGAGGATGCGCGCGTGCAGCTGATGGTTCAGATGCCGCTTTTCTCCGGCGGTGGCGTGAGCGCGGGCATCGCCGAAGCCCGGGCCCGGGAGCGAGCACAGCGCTCGGCGCTGGACAATGCCCGGCGCGAGGCCATGATCGAAACGCGCCAGGCGGTGAACGAGCTGCGCAGCGCCCATCGGCGCATTGAGGTCTCGCGTCAGGCCGCGCAGACCGCCGAGGCCCAGGTCGAGGCCGGCGAGCAGGGCCTGGGGGTTGGGCTGCGCGACCTGGTCGAAGTGCTCGATGCCCGGGCGCAGCTATTCAGCATTCGCCGAGACCTGGCCGAGGCGGCCTATGACTACCTCATCGCCGAGGTCCAGTTGCAGACCATCACCGGGGCGTTCGAGCCCAGCCGTCTGCGCGATCTGGATCGGGCCTACCTCGATGAAGTGGTCTACCTGCCGGGTGCCGATGGCGGGTAA
- a CDS encoding type III pantothenate kinase: MNDLVVDVGNSRIKWALAANGRVIGSSRAVAHDNLELLFAEWSRLSAPPQRVRGVSGPASAGTQAAIAQWTTTHWDLAPHWLETPATGGGVQVAYPTPAQLGTDRWLAMVGARAAGKAPACIIDCGSAITLDVLDAHGQHQGGLILPGLAAQQAGLTGLAPGLPRVDWPNSTPFPANNTPDALASGYLHGTAMALQGLLQRCATNTPEALTAVLTGGDATLISRYLDRSVTLRPDLVLEGIAALQ, encoded by the coding sequence ATGAACGACCTGGTGGTTGATGTCGGCAATAGCCGCATCAAATGGGCGCTGGCAGCGAATGGTCGAGTCATCGGTAGCAGCCGCGCCGTGGCCCACGACAACCTTGAGCTGTTGTTCGCTGAATGGTCGCGGCTGAGTGCGCCGCCGCAACGCGTGCGCGGCGTGTCTGGCCCCGCGTCGGCCGGCACCCAGGCCGCAATCGCGCAATGGACCACGACCCATTGGGATCTCGCGCCCCACTGGTTGGAGACACCGGCCACGGGGGGCGGGGTGCAAGTCGCCTACCCAACGCCAGCGCAGCTGGGGACCGATCGCTGGCTTGCCATGGTTGGCGCCAGAGCCGCGGGCAAAGCGCCCGCCTGCATTATCGACTGCGGCAGCGCGATCACCCTGGATGTGCTCGATGCGCATGGCCAGCACCAGGGCGGCCTGATCCTGCCGGGCCTCGCCGCCCAACAAGCCGGCCTAACCGGCCTGGCCCCCGGCCTGCCCCGCGTTGACTGGCCCAACAGCACGCCCTTTCCGGCCAACAACACCCCCGACGCGCTGGCAAGCGGTTACCTGCACGGCACCGCCATGGCGCTCCAGGGGCTGTTGCAACGGTGCGCAACGAATACGCCTGAGGCGCTGACGGCGGTCTTAACCGGTGGCGATGCTACATTGATCAGCCGTTATCTGGACCGGTCGGTCACCTTGCGCCCGGACCTTGTCCTCGAGGGCATAGCCGCCCTCCAGTAG